The following are encoded together in the Synchiropus splendidus isolate RoL2022-P1 chromosome 7, RoL_Sspl_1.0, whole genome shotgun sequence genome:
- the tent2 gene encoding poly(A) RNA polymerase GLD2 isoform X2 — protein MYPRSSGGRPAPYTPPPESRGAYGSHPSVAGDKRVNVLRPYKWEPAPDISPRRPRFMPTPTLGHKRRFANHSPHTVKRQCINSSPQLPMDSPHLSGRGEVVAGSSGIPTVQPHRSPQPVLELPLKPPFIQALEEYVKDKLSRQMMGMFVACHQQPPDFLRKEAMRALLHRDISVYYPGARLFLTGSSMNGLGSRTSDADLCLLLEGSRAPLHVLDVLLRLFIWLPYIQHVVLVRAKVPILKFKERGGDLEFDLNVNNTVGIRNTFLMRSYANADPRVGPIVLVVKKWARYHQINDASQGTLSSYSLVLMVLNFLQTRQTPVIPSLQRDHPCFNPNIPIDAVPEAADKVPRYLSGNKSCLGELFLGFLKYYATEFRWDKQVISVREACVLDTTDSLQWKNKYICVEEPFDRTNVARAVHKEDKFKAIKDQFLESWCTLRREKDLSSILPVQALIAEDNCKR, from the exons ATGTACCCACGGTCTTCTGGGGGGCGACCAGCCCCCTACACACCGCCCCCCGAGTCCCGAGGCGCATATGGCAGCCACCCCTCCGTCGCTGGCGACAAAAG AGTCAACGTGCTCCGACCTTATAAATGGGAACCAGCACCAGACATCAGCCCAAGACGTCCCAGGTTCATGCCCACCCCGACATTGGGTCACAA GAGACGGTTTGCGAATCACAGCCCCCACACAGTGAAGCGCCAATGCATTAATTCCAGCCCTCAGTTACCGATGGATTCACCTCATTTATCGGGTCGTGGTGAAGTTGTCGCTGGGTCTTCTGGAATTCCTACAGTTCAGCCTCACCGTAGCCCACAACCGGTCCTGGAGTTACCTTTGAAACCTCCTTTCATACAGGCCTTGGAGGAATATGTGAAGGACAAG CTTAGTCGCCAGATGATGGGTATGTTTGTGGCGTGTCACCAACAACCACCTGATTTCCTGCGAAAGGAGGCTATGAGAGCGCTGCTGCACCGAGACATCAGTGTGTACTATCCAG GGGCACGACTTTTCTTGACTGGCTCTTCAATGAACGGGCTCGGATCTCGGACCAGTGATGCTGATTTGTGTTTGCTTCTTGAGGGAAGT AGAGCGCCTCTCCATGTTCTTGATGTCCTCCTGAGACTCTTCATCTGGTTGC CGTACATTCAGCACGTTGTTTTGGTCAGAGCCAAAGTGCCGATCCTCAAATTCAAAGAAAGAGGCGG tgacCTGGAGTTTGATCTGAATGTCAATAACACGGTCGGCATCCGTAACACATTCCTCATGAGGAGTTATGCAAATG CTGACCCCAGGGTCGGGCCCATCGTGCTTGTCGTGAAAAAATGGGCTCGATACCATCAAATCAACGACGCCAGCCAAGGGACACTAAGCAGCTACTCACTGGTGCTGATGGTGCTGAACTTCCTCCAGA CGCGCCAAACCCCGGTTATTCCGTCTCTGCAGAGAGACCACCCA TGCTTCAATCCAAACATCCCAATCGACGCTGTCCCTGAAGCAGCTGACAAAGTCCCTCGCTACCTCTCCGGGAACAAATCGTGTCTGGGAGAGCTCTTTCTTGGTTTTCTCAAATACTATGCCACAGAGTTCAG GTGGGACAAGCAGGTCATTTCTGTCCGAGAGGCCTGCGTCCTCGACACAACAGACTCTCTGCAATGGAAGAACAAATACATCTGTGTGGAAG AACCGTTCGACAGAACCAATGTGGCCCGGGCAGTGCATAAGGAGGACAAGTTCAAAGCCATTAAAGATCAATTCTTAGAG TCATGGTGCACTCTGCGAAGAGAGAAGGACCTCAGCTCCATCCTTCCTGTGCAAGCGCTCATTGCTGAAGACAACTGTAAGAGATGA
- the tent2 gene encoding poly(A) RNA polymerase GLD2 isoform X1, producing the protein MYPRSSGGRPAPYTPPPESRGAYGSHPSVAGDKRVNVLRPYKWEPAPDISPRRPRFMPTPTLGHKRRFANHSPHTVKRQCINSSPQLPMDSPHLSGRGEVVAGSSGIPTVQPHRSPQPVLELPLKPPFIQALEEYVKDKLSRQMMGMFVACHQQPPDFLRKEAMRALLHRDISVYYPGARLFLTGSSMNGLGSRTSDADLCLLLEGSRAPLHVLDVLLRLFIWLPYIQHVVLVRAKVPILKFKERGGDLEFDLNVNNTVGIRNTFLMRSYANADPRVGPIVLVVKKWARYHQINDASQGTLSSYSLVLMVLNFLQTRQTPVIPSLQRDHPQCFNPNIPIDAVPEAADKVPRYLSGNKSCLGELFLGFLKYYATEFRWDKQVISVREACVLDTTDSLQWKNKYICVEEPFDRTNVARAVHKEDKFKAIKDQFLESWCTLRREKDLSSILPVQALIAEDNCKR; encoded by the exons ATGTACCCACGGTCTTCTGGGGGGCGACCAGCCCCCTACACACCGCCCCCCGAGTCCCGAGGCGCATATGGCAGCCACCCCTCCGTCGCTGGCGACAAAAG AGTCAACGTGCTCCGACCTTATAAATGGGAACCAGCACCAGACATCAGCCCAAGACGTCCCAGGTTCATGCCCACCCCGACATTGGGTCACAA GAGACGGTTTGCGAATCACAGCCCCCACACAGTGAAGCGCCAATGCATTAATTCCAGCCCTCAGTTACCGATGGATTCACCTCATTTATCGGGTCGTGGTGAAGTTGTCGCTGGGTCTTCTGGAATTCCTACAGTTCAGCCTCACCGTAGCCCACAACCGGTCCTGGAGTTACCTTTGAAACCTCCTTTCATACAGGCCTTGGAGGAATATGTGAAGGACAAG CTTAGTCGCCAGATGATGGGTATGTTTGTGGCGTGTCACCAACAACCACCTGATTTCCTGCGAAAGGAGGCTATGAGAGCGCTGCTGCACCGAGACATCAGTGTGTACTATCCAG GGGCACGACTTTTCTTGACTGGCTCTTCAATGAACGGGCTCGGATCTCGGACCAGTGATGCTGATTTGTGTTTGCTTCTTGAGGGAAGT AGAGCGCCTCTCCATGTTCTTGATGTCCTCCTGAGACTCTTCATCTGGTTGC CGTACATTCAGCACGTTGTTTTGGTCAGAGCCAAAGTGCCGATCCTCAAATTCAAAGAAAGAGGCGG tgacCTGGAGTTTGATCTGAATGTCAATAACACGGTCGGCATCCGTAACACATTCCTCATGAGGAGTTATGCAAATG CTGACCCCAGGGTCGGGCCCATCGTGCTTGTCGTGAAAAAATGGGCTCGATACCATCAAATCAACGACGCCAGCCAAGGGACACTAAGCAGCTACTCACTGGTGCTGATGGTGCTGAACTTCCTCCAGA CGCGCCAAACCCCGGTTATTCCGTCTCTGCAGAGAGACCACCCA CAGTGCTTCAATCCAAACATCCCAATCGACGCTGTCCCTGAAGCAGCTGACAAAGTCCCTCGCTACCTCTCCGGGAACAAATCGTGTCTGGGAGAGCTCTTTCTTGGTTTTCTCAAATACTATGCCACAGAGTTCAG GTGGGACAAGCAGGTCATTTCTGTCCGAGAGGCCTGCGTCCTCGACACAACAGACTCTCTGCAATGGAAGAACAAATACATCTGTGTGGAAG AACCGTTCGACAGAACCAATGTGGCCCGGGCAGTGCATAAGGAGGACAAGTTCAAAGCCATTAAAGATCAATTCTTAGAG TCATGGTGCACTCTGCGAAGAGAGAAGGACCTCAGCTCCATCCTTCCTGTGCAAGCGCTCATTGCTGAAGACAACTGTAAGAGATGA